A genome region from Sardina pilchardus chromosome 22, fSarPil1.1, whole genome shotgun sequence includes the following:
- the LOC134070483 gene encoding myeloid-associated differentiation marker homolog: MRGTRPSVGSARRLRRVLITMVTVSVSVPVSVVRMLEVALTCVSLALVASAGHSSSSYWAWCMFSWVLCCALTLLILLLELSTLSARLPISWDDFTTAFATLAALMLLAASVIYPSVVFSCPGCGRQVGATVTSCLAFVAYAVEVGLRRARPGEVSGFLTTAPGLLKVLEAFVACIIFISLDAGRVAEMPGLQWCVVVYALCFVFSLLVILLTVCRVLGACPCPLNQVLVGFSAVAALMYATAVVVWPVYAFRNNPRPPGCHHCSWDGMVVVSFMTCVNFIAYVLDTVYSVRLVFFVTTS, from the coding sequence AGGAACTCGCCCGTCGGTTGGTTCGGCGCGCCGCTTGCGGAGAGTGCTCATCACCATGGTGACGGTGTCTGTGTCGGTGCCGGTGTCGGTGGTGCGCATGCTGGAGGTGGCGCTGACGTGCGTGAGCCTGGCGCTGGTGGCGTCGGCGGGCCACTCGTCCTCGTCCTACTGGGCCTGGTGCATGTTCAGCTGGGTCCTGTGCTGCGCGCTCACCCTGCTCAtcctgctgctggagctcaGCACCCTCAGCGCCCGCCTGCCCATCTCCTGGGACGACTTCACCACCGCCTTCGCCACGCTGGCTGCCCTCATGCTGCTGGCCGCCTCCGTCATCTACCCCTCCGTCGTCTTCTCCTGCCCCGGCTGCGGGCGCCAGGTGGGCGCCACGGTGACGTCGTGCCTGGCGTTCGTGGCGTACGCCGTGGAGGTGGGTCTGAGGCGGGCGCGGCCGGGCGAGGTGAGCGGCTTCTTGACCACGGCGCCCGGGCTGCTGAAGGTGCTGGAGGCGTTCGTGGCGTGCATCATCTTCATCTCGCTGGACGCGGGCCGCGTGGCGGAGATGCCGGGGCTGCAGTGGTGCGTGGTGGTCTACGCGCTGTGCTTCGTCTTCTCGCTCCTCGTCATCCTCCTCACCGTGTGCCGCGTGCTGGGCGCGTGCCCGTGCCCGCTCAACCAGGTGCTGGTGGGCTTCAGCGCGGTGGCGGCGCTCATGTACGCCACCGCCGTCGTCGTCTGGCCCGTCTACGCCTTCCGGAACAATCCGCGGCCCCCCGGCTGCCACCACTGCTCCTGGGACGGCATGGTGGTCGTGTCCTTCATGACCTGCGTCAACTTCATCGCCTACGTGCTGGACACCGTCTACTCCGTCCGCCTCGTGTTCTTCGTCACCACCTCTTag